AAAACCAAACCTACACCCACATCACCAGTTTCATACAAAAGCATCAACTGTGTTAttcatagtaataaaataatgaataataaagtttatacacaatttaAACACAAAATGGTCGCACTGATAATTATTAACGATTTAAAACACTATTTTAATAActatattagtcttttattaACTATTAAAATACTAAAGTTTAATTACTGAGTAAATAATGACTTCACACAAAAGCATATCAATTTTACATTACAGAAAATATTgccattacaaaaaaaaaaggaaaaaacaaacaaacagtcctaaagcttattaattattaatataaagattattaaaacacaaagataacacattaatgtaataaataactaaTCTATAGTGCAACATGTTCTTTACTGCTCTATAGAGGCTTTATTAAAGTATAAACGCAGTTTATTATTCATGATATGTTTAAGTCCTATTTTTTggaagacgtgtgtgtgtgtgtgtgtgtgtgtgtgtgtgtgtgtgtgtgtgtgtgtgtgtgtgtgtgtgtgtgttaatgatactgagtgtacaatgcacacacagtaatcacatgtaatatgtaattgtgtgtgtgtgtgtgtgtgtgtgtttaatgatactgagtgtacaatacacacacagtaaccacatgtaatatgtaattgtgtgtgtgtgtgtgtgtgtttaatgatactgagtgtacaatacacacacagtaaccacatgtaatatgtaattgtgtgtgtgtgtgtgtgtgtgtaatatgtaattgtgtgtgtgtgtgtgtgtgtgtgtgtaatatgtgtatgtgtgtgtgtgtgtgattggctGTAAATGGAGTTGAAGTTGTTTCAGCTCCACTGTAGAACTGGGTGACGTCACAGTCGCTGTTCTGAGCTCCTCTATTAAATCCTGATGGAATAAAAGTTCGGGTTTGGTGAAGCTGCTCTGTTTTCACCTCTTCACTCATCATGGCTGAGAAACAGAAGAGACGTGAGAACCAACGTGCTTCTTTAATGCAGAGATTCTTTTGTTGGCCGGTTTGTCTGACCCGTCCTCGGACGTCTTCTCAGGACGACCTGAATGAGGACAGCAGACAGAAATACGATGTGGACAGAGAGAACAGAATCGTTATGGAGGGATTTCTGTTCAAGAGGGCCAGCAATGTGTTTAAGACATGGAACAGGTTTGTAGAAAGCTCAAGTGGATTCAAAacgttttattttcattaaatatcagtattttttattcacttatttacttaattaactgatcaaaataaataaatcctcagataaaatattatattagatAAAAAGTGATACACAAAACTTGTTGACATGAAATAAAGCACTGAACAAACCCTGATGTACTGAACAGTTTCATTCCTGCAGTAATATTGTCAGTAATATTCAGTAGCTGCAGctgtttctgtgtttttctctgcAGGCGCTGGTTTATGATTAAGGACAATCAGCTCATTTACAAGAGCAAGTCTAAGGTGAGTCACATGACCTTTTCCAACCTGATTTCATTTTCCTTGGTCAGGGTCTCGGGGGTCTGGTTACacagggaaacactggacacaaggcaggaatcacCTGAACAAAGTGCCAATCATCACAGGGGCTTCAGCCACCAATCCTGAGACATGGCCCATGACGTCTGTGTCGATGTCTGGCTggtcaatagcactgctgggatttaaatcagttaggggtcaccacagcagatcattcgtcTCAATCTTGTCCTGTCCTAAACACACTACTCTGTCCCTGCTCATGCAGAgcaccactcactcacccatttaacTACCCACGTACACACAAAGGCATTTCAGGGTAGCcactccaccttctgcatgctttggggTTGTGTAAGGTAAccaaagtacctggaggaaCCTCATATAGACACAAGAACACTTTACATTCAGTAAAACTAAACATTATACAGCATGAACTGTTAAAATGTgcttttaggatcatgtgttatttttggtgtaaattttgtttgtttgtaaccagcgtgaggcgactgtgctgaTAGAAGATGTGAGATTGTGTAGGATTGAACACTGTGAGAACATCAGACACAGCTTTCACTTCCAGCTGGTTTCACCCACTAAGTGAGTGCTGTTCAATAATAAtactcatttatatatattacatttgtaaACACCTTTCtcacacaaaatacataaattatattattaaaatgtgtattgtgtgtgtgtgtgtgtgtgtgaaggaggTGTTTTTTGAAAGCTGATTCAGAAGAGATTGGACAGGCTTGGATGAAAGTAATACAGAACATCATTACCAAGCCTGATGATGCTGGCAGATCAGACAGCTGGGAGGTAACACCTTCTGAGAATCACTGAGACGTGTATATATCTAATGATGTAATAATACAGCAACACAAAGTctctcatttaaaaacattaagtgTGAATTGTGATGTTGTTCCCTGTatgatattttatttgcatctgTGTAACACCAGTATGATCTGTTTGATAGACACTAGACAGGAAGTCGTCATTGTCTGCAGTTAGTTCAGACTCAGATCAGCATCAAAAAGCATCTGAAGCTTCAGGTAATATTGAGATTACAGCTGAATCAAACCTTACCTGCAGACTTTAGCTTCAAAATAGCTGAACTGTTTCTGTTTGACTGTTTCTGTTTCACCTTCTTCCCTCGACACCTTCCTACCTTTGACCTTTAGCCTCTGTAGCTGAGATCAGCCTTGGTGAAGTGATCTTTGAATGTGCTGCTGAGTTGAATGACTCTGATGCCTCTGTTGAGAGCGGTGGTAAGTATAGTACATACAGCTTTTCAGGGGTTTGTTCTGTAGGTGCAGAAGAAGAAATCCTGAGCAATGAAGAAAGCCCAGAGGATCCAACCACCAGCGTTCATTTCTTCAACATCCTGAACCATGAAGGTCAGTTTAATCTCCACTAATTCCTGTAATAATATATTGTTGTACATCTGTTACCTGCTACATCAACCAATAGAGATTATATTACACCTGCAGAAATACAGAATACAGCCAAACACCACTGACAGCCTTTATATAACAGATATTTAGTACTGCTGATATGATGTACATTTTCTATGTGAATTTGACTTAAAtggaataaaaatcacttttacagagagttttgatTGTTGCTACACTGTGGGAGAGCTGCTGGGAGAAGGAGGCTGTGGTGCGGTTTATGCTGGTGTTTGTAATGCAGATGGGAAACAGGTGAACatcagcacataaacacaagaCAGGAAGTGTAGAGCATTACACATTAATAAGATACAATCAGAAGGAGAAATGTTCTATTTGGATGATGAGATTCTTTAACTAAAccctaatgtttattattattacttctgtACAACTAAATCCActaattgtgtttgtatttgtgaacAGGTTGCTGTGAAATATGTGCTGAAGGACCCCCGCGACAGATTCATCACTATTGTAAGttcatctttttcttttactaatAAAGTATCACAAAGACTCAACAAGGTTTAGACAAGATAAAAACCTTCATAGACCAGATCTAGACCAAAACTGTTGGTCCACTTACTGCCTTAGACCAGCCCAGATCTTTACTAACAGACCTGCTCATCATAGTTTAGACCTACTACTGATTCCAAACCTTGTCTGTTGTTCTATTAGCCTGGAGAGAAGTACCCACTTCCTGCGGAGGTGGAGTTAATGAAGATGGTATCCAAGCCACCTCACTGTAATTCTGTGCTGAAACTACTGGATTGGTTTGACACGCCCGAGCACTACATCCTAATCCTGGAGCGACCCGTCCCCTGTATGGACCTCTTTGACTTCATTCAGCAGTTCCCAAT
The DNA window shown above is from Trichomycterus rosablanca isolate fTriRos1 unplaced genomic scaffold, fTriRos1.hap1 scaffold_134, whole genome shotgun sequence and carries:
- the LOC134305237 gene encoding calcium-dependent protein kinase 5-like isoform X3 — protein: MAEKQKRRENQRASLMQRFFCWPVCLTRPRTSSQDDLNEDSRQKYDVDRENRIVMEGFLFKRASNVFKTWNRRWFMIKDNQLIYKSKSKREATVLIEDVRLCRIEHCENIRHSFHFQLVSPTKRCFLKADSEEIGQAWMKVIQNIITKPDDAGRSDSWETLDRKSSLSAVSSDSDQHQKASEASASVAEISLGEVIFECAAELNDSDASVESGGKYSTYSFSGVCSVGAEEEILSNEESPEDPTTSVHFFNILNHEESFDCCYTVGELLGEGGCGAVYAGVCNADGKQVAVKYVLKDPRDRFITIPGEKYPLPAEVELMKMVSKPPHCNSVLKLLDWFDTPEHYILILERPVPCMDLFDFIQQFPMNEAVAQLIMWQVVLAAIHCHDCGVFHRDIKPENLLVNTETLEVKLIDFGCGDLHKETAYTSFSGTKSYAPPEWIVEKEMYDCPATVWSLGVLLHTIVCGEMPFGDEVEIVDGGLDFLPELSDSICVDEDYRKKTVCV
- the LOC134305237 gene encoding serine/threonine-protein kinase pim-2-like isoform X1, with protein sequence MAEKQKRRENQRASLMQRFFCWPVCLTRPRTSSQDDLNEDSRQKYDVDRENRIVMEGFLFKRASNVFKTWNRRWFMIKDNQLIYKSKSKREATVLIEDVRLCRIEHCENIRHSFHFQLVSPTKRCFLKADSEEIGQAWMKVIQNIITKPDDAGRSDSWETLDRKSSLSAVSSDSDQHQKASEASASVAEISLGEVIFECAAELNDSDASVESGGKYSTYSFSGVCSVGAEEEILSNEESPEDPTTSVHFFNILNHEESFDCCYTVGELLGEGGCGAVYAGVCNADGKQVAVKYVLKDPRDRFITIPGEKYPLPAEVELMKMVSKPPHCNSVLKLLDWFDTPEHYILILERPVPCMDLFDFIQQFPMNEAVAQLIMWQVVLAAIHCHDCGVFHRDIKPENLLVNTETLEVKLIDFGCGDLHKETAYTSFSGTKSYAPPEWIVEKEMYDCPATVWSLGVLLHTIVCGEMPFGDEVEIVDGGLDFLPELSDTCYHLISRCLEKQPEKRLSLKEILQHEWFTENSMRLGHLRG
- the LOC134305237 gene encoding serine/threonine-protein kinase pim-2-like isoform X2, which translates into the protein MAEKQKRRENQRASLMQRFFCWPVCLTRPRTSSQDDLNEDSRQKYDVDRENRIVMEGFLFKRASNVFKTWNRRWFMIKDNQLIYKSKSKREATVLIEDVRLCRIEHCENIRHSFHFQLVSPTKRCFLKADSEEIGQAWMKVIQNIITKPDDAGRSDSWETLDRKSSLSAVSSDSDQHQKASEASASVAEISLGEVIFECAAELNDSDASVESGGKYSTYSFSGVCSVGAEEEILSNEESPEDPTTSVHFFNILNHEESFDCCYTVGELLGEGGCGAVYAGVCNADGKQVAVKYVLKDPRDRFITIPGEKYPLPAEVELMKMVSKPPHCNSVLKLLDWFDTPEHYILILERPVPCMDLFDFIQQFPMNEAVAQLIMWQVVLAAIHCHDCGVFHRDIKPENLLVNTETLEVKLIDFGCGDLHKETAYTSFSGTKSYAPPEWIVEKEMYDCPATVWSLGVLLHTIVCGEMPFGDEVEIVDGGLDFLPELSDTCYHLISRCLEKQPEKRLSLKEILQHEWFTENSMRHLRG